Sequence from the Gloeocapsopsis dulcis genome:
AGCATAGAGCTTTGCCATCGATCCAGTTGTGTGAAATGCTACACCTAAAGCTCCAGCAAAGGGTCCTAAACCTACAATTGAAACAAAAAATAAAGCGAAAATAGCAGTATCAATACCGCGTAGTAAATTTAATAGCCCTCGCAAGGGAGTAGCTAACGATTGCACCGGAGTAATATTTCGCGCAACTAACAACGCTAGAGGAACGGCAACCAGAATTGCACAACCTGTACCGACAATGGCGATCGCCAAGGTTTCCCAAATTGCTTCAAAAAAGATGAGTAGCTCTGAAAAATCAGGCGGAAACAGACGAGACAGCCATTCTCCCACCGTAGGGATGCGCTGCCAAAATTGCAACAAATCGACTTTTGCTGTGCGGGCACTAGCAATCAGTAGAGCGATCGCTAGCACTCCCCAAAAGCTACGATGCAAAAGTCGCCAAACACCTCCCTGTCGTCGCTGCTCCGTTGCCAGGATTGCATCTAAATCAGGGGAATAGTTAGCTCGATCAACCTCATACTTAGTAAATGGAAAGGTCATTTTAGCTTGCCAACTAATAATCCTGCTTGCTCAATCGGAGCGTAGTTACTGCCGTCGGATGCGACAAACCCCGTGTAGTTCTTGGGTAATAAAGTTTTGGCTCGTTCTGGAGGTAGATTGACTAGCGCTTCTTGCAACTGAGTTTTGATTGTCTCTGGGAAACTACCTCGCACCACAATTGGGTCATTAGGTAACGGGTTAGATTGCCAGATAATCTTGAGTTTACTCTTGTCAATCTTGCCTTCGTCGGTCAAAACATCTAGGTTGCGGTCGTAGTCAGAGGCAATATCTACTTGGTTGCTGAGTACAGCGATCGCTTGCGCAGCGTGACTGGCACCTTCGTTATAGTCGAATACAGCTTTTGGATCGAGATGGCGTCGCTTAAATTCTGCCTGAGGAATGAGCCAACCCGACGTCGAGCCTACATCTGCTAAACTCAGCCTGAGTTTAGTACCTTGCTGGCTTTGGGCAATCGCCTCCTCTAAGGTATTGAACGGTGCATCTGCCCGTGCCATTAAAACTGAATAATAGGTAGGCTGGTCTTTGTACTTGACAGTAGCAATTGCCTGCAGGGAAGGATCGTTGTGCTGTGCCAATATGTAGCCCCAAGGACCCAACCAAGCAACATCCAGAGTGCGCGATCGCAATGCTTCCGAAATGCCAATCCAGTCATCCGCCACTGTCACCTCAGCTGGAAAATTTACTTGCTCTGCTAGTGCGTTAAACAATGGTTCAAACTGTTTGCGATTTTGGTTAGGGGTCGGAAAGTAAGGACCTACCCCAAAGGTAAGCCGATTGAGCAAGGTAGCTTCAGGAGAGTTAGTAGGATTTTGCGTCGTAGTAGGAGTGCAAGCCACCACTACGACCATCGCTATTATTCCTAATACAACTCCTTGTATCCAACGCCTTTTAAACATTTTGAGATTTTGAGAGAAGTAGTTATTGTTGTCACTTTTACAAGGATAGCTAGATGAGCACGCTCAAGATGCATAGCAGAGATAGAATTGCTGAGATATCTTTAATTAAGAGTACTTAAAGTAAGATGTTGCTGTCAGAAGGGTTCTTTTTGACAAGAGACGATTTTTATTCAAATCATGGGGTACTGAACATGCAGTGCCCATTGGGTAGGATTAAGCCAAAGCCCTTTTAGGTTTGTTGGTAAGCACTGTTAGCTGTACCTGCAACTAATGAATGTACATGATGGTAGGACTAACAAAACACACCTACCATCTTTTTCTCTCCTAAATTTATATTTCGGACACGTCTATTGTTATGGTTAACTAAATGAGTCTTCTGGCATTTCTAATCCAGTTGCCGCAGCCGCATCTTGAGCTATTGAGTCTGGCTCGTCAGGGAAGTGTTCTTTGAGCCATTGAGGAAATTCCTGCGTAATTATCTCCTTATAGCTTGCTTCATGGCTTTCTAACCAAGCCGCTACTTCCTCATGACCTGTAGTTTTCAGCTCATCAACTATACAAGAAAACTCTAGCATAGGGCACTTGCCACTATCACGAATTTCTAATAATGTTGGCATTAAACTATGGGGGCGATCGTTGTTAACTGATGTCATTTTATTTTCCCTATGGGCTAGGTTGTATCTTCAATAATGCAGCATAAATTTTCTCAATAAACACCACTAAAATGCATAGCGAATATGGCGATGCGATCGCACTATATTATCTAGTCTCTTGGCTAGAGTCAAAACTAACAACAATTATAAAGCCCTAGCATTAGACCAGGGCTTGGGCTACAAATAGTGCTTTCAGTATATAGAGTAGACAGGCAAGCTAATTGCTATGCCTAAATATCTATCAGTCTGACGGCAGAGAATTATGCAGTTAGCGATCTATATTCAGAACATTTGTTAGAGAAAATTTACAAATCGCAGACAACGAACCTCAACTTAAAGTTTTGCTGTATGGTGTGTATTTCTAAAGATAGAGACTATTTATCTGCAGCGGTTGCTATGACCAATATAGTAATTCTCAAAAATTTCTTCTATAAGCCGTTCTTCACTTCTAATGGTACTACTTTCACAACGCCTACTTCAATTTACCAATTGGTTCACACCACAAAACGTTATTTTATTGGATACACCGACTGCAGCGAATGAAATTGCCTTCATGTTAGGCGGCGAGTGGGACGAATGTAACAGTGTTGTCTTAAATAAATGTGATGAGACAGCTATAAACACTGCGGCTAGCTTAATCCAAGCACAATGGTGCTACGCTGGGGCAGAAGTAACTTATCTAACTCGTTTAACTGCTAACGAGTTGCTGCAACGCTATCAAGCTGGTGAAAGAAACTTTACTAATGCGAATTTAAGGGGTGTGACCATCACCTCTAACAAATTAACTGCAATCAATCTCAGTTGGGCAAAACTGAGTGGTTCTACTCTTTGGGAAACTAACCTAAGCTACGCCGATTTAACTGCAGCAGATTTCATAGATGCTGATTTAAGTCGGGCAAATTTGAGTAGAACCACTTTGACAATGTGCCACTTGACAAGAGCAAACCTATCGCAAGCAAATCTCAAAGGCGCAAATTTATATCGTGCTTGCTTGAAAGATGCCGACCTTACACAAGCAGATCTTACAGGTGCAAATTTAACTTTAGCAGATCTTACAGGTGCAAATTTGAGTCACGCCAAGCTAACTCTTGCAAATTTAGCAGCTACTAAGGTTGTTGAAACTGAACTAGCAAAAGCTGAATTATTTTGAAGTTCCCATCGGTAAACCGAGGGATTCCTCTTTCAACCAGTAAACTTATGTTGTAAGCTCTCACTCACAATACAGAGGTTCGTCTGTCCAGAGGCGTACCGGACACTTGCTACAACGGAGGTAGCCTCCGCAACGCAGTGTCTTAAATTTCCGCACTCCCTGCGGTATTTACTAAATATCCTGTTTCCTTTAAAACTTTGGCTAATATGTTTTTGGCAGCGTTTTCATCTCTGTCTAACACACACCCACAAGTGCAGACGTGTGTACGAACTGATAGTAATTTTCTAACTCTTGCACCACAACTACTACAATCTTGAGATGTATAGTTTGGTGCAACACTCTTCACAACTTTGCCAAACACACTACCAAAGTAACTTAACCAATTAATGAAAATTGACCAACTAGCATCGTGAATTCCTAACGCTAGTTTTGAATTCTTCACCATGTTTTTAATCTTTAAGTCTATGCGCTTCGCGCACGCTTCGCGAACATACGCCACGAAGTCGTTAGACATCACTACGCACCGTGCTAATTTCACAGCATGGTCTTTACGCTGGCGCGAGACTTTGAGATGTTTTCTACCTAACCTTCTACAAGCTTTTTTGCGATTATTAGAACCCTTTTTCTTTCTACTAACTTTACGTTGCAATCTTTTTAAAGCTTTTTCACTTTTACGCAAATATCTTGGATTTTCTACTTGATTGCCTTGACTGTCTGTATAAAAGTAATTTAAGCCAACATCAATGCCTATTGTTTTGCCTGTAGGTTCGGTATCAATGTATCGTTTAGCATCAATACAAAACTGAATGTAATAATTATCTGCACGTCTGACAATTCTTACTCGCTTGATTTGGTCAAGTTGATAATAATGTAAATCGTAAGTACCTTTAAGCTTGATTTCACCTATACCGCACTTGTCGGTAAAAGTAATATATTTACGGTTTTCTGATAGCTTCCATCCACAAGCTTTATATTCAACCGACCGATTATTTTTTTTGGAATTGAGGATAACCTTTTTTCCCTGGTATTTTAGCTTTACAGTTATTGAAGAATCTTTTAATTGCAAAAGCTGTTCGTTCGGCTGCTGCTTGTCTTGCCATTGAGTTTAATGAATTTGCAAAGTCAAACTCACGAGCTAGTACAGCAGTATGTTTATTGAGGTCATAAGGTTTAATATTCTTGTTATCTATCCAAAACCTTAAGCACTTATTCCGCAAAAACTGAGTAATGTGTATAGCCTTATCAACGGCTATTGTTTGATGCTTATTGAGTACAGTTTTGAAACAGCAATACCCTAAACCAAGTAAATGTTTGCTCCGCAATTTATCCCACCGATAAATCGGGGGTATTCTTGCGGGAATTAGATAAATTCAACTCTTAGTGAACACTAGCAAGTACTTTTCCTGTGGCAAAGTCCATACCTAGCACAGCACACGGAAAATTAGTACCAAGTTGCTGAACGATTGGATGATGTGCTGAGTTACAACCTAAAAACAGCAAAGCTGCATTTTCTGCCTCTACAACTGCTTTAAGTTCTGAAGCAACGTTACCAAACCGCAGATGAGTAACCAGAGAACCTCGCCATTCTGCTGCCAAACTCTTGGCTTGCCATAAAATTAAGTCAGCTTGTTCAAACAAATCTGGTGATGTAATGCGTGGCTGTAAAACTGGCGTTTCTGGATGTTGCGCCGCACTCAACTGAGAGCCTCTCACAGTTGCTACTTGGGCTAATTCTCGTGAAAAATCTCCATATAACCTGCTCAGCTCAAATGTAGGAGAAATTGGGCAATGACGATACTGACTGTGTTCTTCTAAAACATAGACTACGTGAACAGTAACTTGCTTTTGAGTTGCCAGGCGAGTTTGATGAGCAATCCACAAGGTGAGATCCAATGCTGTTTGACTATTTGGAGAACTGTTATAACCCACAACTAGGTCAACTGCTTTAGTTGTTTCCTGAGTTTGTGATGCGGCTGGTGCTAACAGCATCATTCTTTCTATGACATTCGTTCCCGTTGCGCTTTGTAGGCGCGCTAACATTGGCTTGATATTCATTCGTTTAGATACCTTATGTCGAAAGCAGGTACAAAAAACCGAGCAGTACGAGCCTCAGACACTGAATGAGATATAAGACATTATAAAAATGCTTACTCTTCAGTCTCCTCTCGATGCCTACGAAGTTAGCTGACGGGCTAGGACTGAGAGATGTCCCTCTGCTTCAATCTTTAGTTTTATCAAAATGATTAAAGCT
This genomic interval carries:
- the phnE gene encoding phosphonate ABC transporter, permease protein PhnE; protein product: MTFPFTKYEVDRANYSPDLDAILATEQRRQGGVWRLLHRSFWGVLAIALLIASARTAKVDLLQFWQRIPTVGEWLSRLFPPDFSELLIFFEAIWETLAIAIVGTGCAILVAVPLALLVARNITPVQSLATPLRGLLNLLRGIDTAIFALFFVSIVGLGPFAGALGVAFHTTGSMAKLYAEVLESLPSEPIEAVEATGSDRLRTFAFAVLPEALPGLIGISLYLWEFNVRSSVILGIVGAGGIGYELLVSLKLLDFPRLCTILLLILAMVSLIDALSAYFRQRLN
- a CDS encoding phosphate/phosphite/phosphonate ABC transporter substrate-binding protein, producing the protein MVVVVACTPTTTQNPTNSPEATLLNRLTFGVGPYFPTPNQNRKQFEPLFNALAEQVNFPAEVTVADDWIGISEALRSRTLDVAWLGPWGYILAQHNDPSLQAIATVKYKDQPTYYSVLMARADAPFNTLEEAIAQSQQGTKLRLSLADVGSTSGWLIPQAEFKRRHLDPKAVFDYNEGASHAAQAIAVLSNQVDIASDYDRNLDVLTDEGKIDKSKLKIIWQSNPLPNDPIVVRGSFPETIKTQLQEALVNLPPERAKTLLPKNYTGFVASDGSNYAPIEQAGLLVGKLK
- a CDS encoding pentapeptide repeat-containing protein — protein: MVLLSQRLLQFTNWFTPQNVILLDTPTAANEIAFMLGGEWDECNSVVLNKCDETAINTAASLIQAQWCYAGAEVTYLTRLTANELLQRYQAGERNFTNANLRGVTITSNKLTAINLSWAKLSGSTLWETNLSYADLTAADFIDADLSRANLSRTTLTMCHLTRANLSQANLKGANLYRACLKDADLTQADLTGANLTLADLTGANLSHAKLTLANLAATKVVETELAKAELF
- a CDS encoding RNA-guided endonuclease InsQ/TnpB family protein, which translates into the protein MQLKDSSITVKLKYQGKKVILNSKKNNRSVEYKACGWKLSENRKYITFTDKCGIGEIKLKGTYDLHYYQLDQIKRVRIVRRADNYYIQFCIDAKRYIDTEPTGKTIGIDVGLNYFYTDSQGNQVENPRYLRKSEKALKRLQRKVSRKKKGSNNRKKACRRLGRKHLKVSRQRKDHAVKLARCVVMSNDFVAYVREACAKRIDLKIKNMVKNSKLALGIHDASWSIFINWLSYFGSVFGKVVKSVAPNYTSQDCSSCGARVRKLLSVRTHVCTCGCVLDRDENAAKNILAKVLKETGYLVNTAGSAEI
- a CDS encoding universal stress protein yields the protein MNIKPMLARLQSATGTNVIERMMLLAPAASQTQETTKAVDLVVGYNSSPNSQTALDLTLWIAHQTRLATQKQVTVHVVYVLEEHSQYRHCPISPTFELSRLYGDFSRELAQVATVRGSQLSAAQHPETPVLQPRITSPDLFEQADLILWQAKSLAAEWRGSLVTHLRFGNVASELKAVVEAENAALLFLGCNSAHHPIVQQLGTNFPCAVLGMDFATGKVLASVH